The following coding sequences lie in one Oryctolagus cuniculus chromosome 7, mOryCun1.1, whole genome shotgun sequence genomic window:
- the DMAP1 gene encoding DNA methyltransferase 1-associated protein 1 isoform X2 — MATGADVRDILELGGPEGDAASGTISKKDIINPDKKKSKKSSETLTFKRPEGMHREVYALLYSDKKDAPPLLPSDTGQGYRTVKAKLGSKKVRPWKWMPFTNPARKDGAMFFHWRRAAEEGKDYPFARFNKTVQVPVYSEQEYQLYLHDDAWTKAETDHLFDLSRRFDLRFVVIHDRYDHQQFKKRSVEDLKERYYHICAKLANVRAVPGTDLKIPVFDAGHERRRKEQLERLYNRTPEQVAEEEYLLQELRKIEARKKEREKRSQDLQKLITAADTTAEQRRTERKAPKKKLPQKKEAEKPAVPETAGIKFPDFKSAGVTLRSQRMKLPSSVGQKKIKALEQMLLELGVELSPTPTEELVHMFNELRSDLVLLYELKQACANCEYELQMLRHRHEALARAGVLGGPTVPASGPAPVSTESAVSEPGLGPDPTKDTIIDVVGAPLTPNSRKRRESASSSSSVKKAKKP; from the exons ATGGCTACGGGCGCAGATGTACGGGACATTCTAGAACTCGGGGGTCCGGAAGGAGATGCCGCCTCCGGGACCATCAGCAAGAAAGACATCATCAACCCGGACAAG AAAAAGTCCAAGAAGTCCTCCGAAACGCTGACCTTCAAGAGGCCCGAGGGCATGCACCGGGAGGTCTACGCCCTGCTCTACTCCGACAAGAA GGAtgccccgcccctgctgcccAGCGACACCGGCCAGGGCTACCGCACGGTGAAGGCCAAGCTGGGCTCCAAGAAGGTGAGGCCTTGGAAGTGGATGCCGTTTACCAACCCGGCCCGGAAGGACGGAGCCATGTTTTTCCACTGGAGACGCGCAGCAGAGGAGGGCAAAGACTACCCTTTCGCCAGGTTCAATAAG ACGGTGCAGGTGCCCGTGTACTCGGAGCAGGAGTACCAGCTCTATCTCCACGATGACGCTTGGACGAAGGCAGAAACCGATCACCTCTTTGACCTCAGCCGCCGCTTTGACCTGCGGTTTGTGGTTATCCATGACCGCTACGACCACCAGCAGTTCAAG AAGCGCTCTGTGGAGGACCTGAAGGAGCGGTACTACCACATCTGTGCCAAGCTTGCCAATGTGCGGGCCGTGCCAGGCACAGACCTCAAGATACCAGTGTTTGATGCTGGGCACGAGCGGAGGCGGAAGGAACAGCTGGAGCGTCTCTACAACCGGACCCCAGAGCAG GTGGCAGAGGAGGAGTACCTGCTGCAGGAGCTGCGCAAGATCGAGGCCCGGAAGAAGGAGCGGGAGAAACGCAGCCAGGACCTGCAGAAGCTGATCACGGCGGCGGACACGACCGCGGAGCAGCGGCGCACGGAGCGCAAGGCCCCCAAGAAGAAGCTACCGCAGAAGAAAGAGGCCGAGAAGCCG GCTGTTCCTGAGACTGCAGGCATCAAGTTTCCAGACTTCAAGTCGGCAGGTGTCACGCTGCGGAGCCAGCGG ATGAAGCTGCCAAGCTCTGTGGGACAGAAGAAGATCAAGGCCCTGGAACAGATGCTGCTGGAGCTTGGTGTGG AGCTGAGCCCGACACCCACAGAGGAGCTGGTGCACATGTTCAATGAGCTGCGGAGCGACCTGGTGCTGCTCTACGAGCTCAAGCAGGCCTGTGCCAACTGCGAGTACGAGCTCCAGATGCTGCGGCACCGGCACGAGGCGCTGGCCCGCGCTGGTGTGCTGGGGGGCCCCACCGTGCCAGCatcaggcccagccccagtctctaCCGAGTCCGCAGTGTCTGAACCCGGACTTGGCCCCGACCCCACCAAGGACACCATCATTGATGTGGTGGGCGCACCTCTCACGCCCAATTCG AGGAAGCGACGGGAATCAGCCTCCAGCTCATCTTCTGTGAAGAAAGCCAAGAAGCCCTGA
- the DMAP1 gene encoding DNA methyltransferase 1-associated protein 1 isoform X1 produces MATGADVRDILELGGPEGDAASGTISKKDIINPDKKKSKKSSETLTFKRPEGMHREVYALLYSDKKDAPPLLPSDTGQGYRTVKAKLGSKKVRPWKWMPFTNPARKDGAMFFHWRRAAEEGKDYPFARFNKQTVQVPVYSEQEYQLYLHDDAWTKAETDHLFDLSRRFDLRFVVIHDRYDHQQFKKRSVEDLKERYYHICAKLANVRAVPGTDLKIPVFDAGHERRRKEQLERLYNRTPEQVAEEEYLLQELRKIEARKKEREKRSQDLQKLITAADTTAEQRRTERKAPKKKLPQKKEAEKPAVPETAGIKFPDFKSAGVTLRSQRMKLPSSVGQKKIKALEQMLLELGVELSPTPTEELVHMFNELRSDLVLLYELKQACANCEYELQMLRHRHEALARAGVLGGPTVPASGPAPVSTESAVSEPGLGPDPTKDTIIDVVGAPLTPNSRKRRESASSSSSVKKAKKP; encoded by the exons ATGGCTACGGGCGCAGATGTACGGGACATTCTAGAACTCGGGGGTCCGGAAGGAGATGCCGCCTCCGGGACCATCAGCAAGAAAGACATCATCAACCCGGACAAG AAAAAGTCCAAGAAGTCCTCCGAAACGCTGACCTTCAAGAGGCCCGAGGGCATGCACCGGGAGGTCTACGCCCTGCTCTACTCCGACAAGAA GGAtgccccgcccctgctgcccAGCGACACCGGCCAGGGCTACCGCACGGTGAAGGCCAAGCTGGGCTCCAAGAAGGTGAGGCCTTGGAAGTGGATGCCGTTTACCAACCCGGCCCGGAAGGACGGAGCCATGTTTTTCCACTGGAGACGCGCAGCAGAGGAGGGCAAAGACTACCCTTTCGCCAGGTTCAATAAG CAGACGGTGCAGGTGCCCGTGTACTCGGAGCAGGAGTACCAGCTCTATCTCCACGATGACGCTTGGACGAAGGCAGAAACCGATCACCTCTTTGACCTCAGCCGCCGCTTTGACCTGCGGTTTGTGGTTATCCATGACCGCTACGACCACCAGCAGTTCAAG AAGCGCTCTGTGGAGGACCTGAAGGAGCGGTACTACCACATCTGTGCCAAGCTTGCCAATGTGCGGGCCGTGCCAGGCACAGACCTCAAGATACCAGTGTTTGATGCTGGGCACGAGCGGAGGCGGAAGGAACAGCTGGAGCGTCTCTACAACCGGACCCCAGAGCAG GTGGCAGAGGAGGAGTACCTGCTGCAGGAGCTGCGCAAGATCGAGGCCCGGAAGAAGGAGCGGGAGAAACGCAGCCAGGACCTGCAGAAGCTGATCACGGCGGCGGACACGACCGCGGAGCAGCGGCGCACGGAGCGCAAGGCCCCCAAGAAGAAGCTACCGCAGAAGAAAGAGGCCGAGAAGCCG GCTGTTCCTGAGACTGCAGGCATCAAGTTTCCAGACTTCAAGTCGGCAGGTGTCACGCTGCGGAGCCAGCGG ATGAAGCTGCCAAGCTCTGTGGGACAGAAGAAGATCAAGGCCCTGGAACAGATGCTGCTGGAGCTTGGTGTGG AGCTGAGCCCGACACCCACAGAGGAGCTGGTGCACATGTTCAATGAGCTGCGGAGCGACCTGGTGCTGCTCTACGAGCTCAAGCAGGCCTGTGCCAACTGCGAGTACGAGCTCCAGATGCTGCGGCACCGGCACGAGGCGCTGGCCCGCGCTGGTGTGCTGGGGGGCCCCACCGTGCCAGCatcaggcccagccccagtctctaCCGAGTCCGCAGTGTCTGAACCCGGACTTGGCCCCGACCCCACCAAGGACACCATCATTGATGTGGTGGGCGCACCTCTCACGCCCAATTCG AGGAAGCGACGGGAATCAGCCTCCAGCTCATCTTCTGTGAAGAAAGCCAAGAAGCCCTGA